The sequence below is a genomic window from Pongo abelii isolate AG06213 chromosome 15, NHGRI_mPonAbe1-v2.0_pri, whole genome shotgun sequence.
CAAATGCAAGGTGAATGTGTGACACAAAATGTCACACAGGAGGTAAGTTCTACAGATGCCCCCACTCCCActcaaaaaaacgaaaacaatTCAAGTAAACAGTTTTTTGCTGATACGCTGTGATTGGAGAAGAAACCTGGAAGCAGTAATTCTCAGTCATAGCTCCACAGATCCCGCATCAGAACCACCAGGGATTAGGGAGTGCTTTTTAAAACCTCACGTTCTTCCTATCTACAGAGTAGGAATCTCTGGGGGATAACCCTGAGGAgatgcagcttttccaggctccCGAAGTGATTCTTAAATCCTATCAGAAAGAGAATCTCTGTCCCAGAGCAGTGGTCTTCAGGCTTTTTTTGCTTGGGTGTtataaaagaattttgaaaaactaaGTACGGTGTCACATTTAAGTTGCCATCTcaattttttattctaattttatacaGTTGCAAAACATATAATTTCTGGTTTATTGtaatattgatattttcaaataagtCTTATCTATCACCTTAAAATGTATCCAATGAGTCTTAAATACTCATACttaatgaaatgtaaataaatgaaaaactctTCTACAACAgtcaaaaattttacattttctccttgaaCTCATGTTTCCATTAGATTTTCCCCATAGAAATTTATTCTAATGCGATGTATTTTACgctttaaagtcttttttaacATCCCATCATGCTTCTCTGCAAAATACGTACAttgaaattttgttgttttagtttttgtaacGTTAAGACTGTGTTAACATTTCTTCAGAATTAAGTTAGCATTATAATTGTTATTAGTATACAATtaacaaaaacatacatattatatatatttcataactaatttttaattatgaCAATTTTTGGAAAGTGCTTCTATTAATTTGATGGATAGGCTGTTTTGTCCCCTGGTTAGTTCATGTATTCATTGGTGAATATTACTTATTACTAGAATAAGACAAGCTTAAGCATCAATTTTGTTCATATGCTCTGCTTTACATACAATACTCACTGAGTGTTTACACAAATAAGGAGATGGGAATggaaagtattttgttatagcaatgtCACTCAAATCTTTGAACTTCTTCTGAATTATAAACCCAAAATCATAGATAATTTAtcatcaaaatttaattttattaagtttAGGCTGACAATTTTATTAGGTGTTCCTTCAATTTTGTTAATAGCACAGAACTGGAAATCACCTAACCTGCAAAAGAATTTGTAATCCAGTCATTAATAGCCATTTACTCTCTTTAACCCCAGCATcaacattttgaaatatgattaGTTTAATGCTCTAGATGTGTAAAAGGGATGTGTAAAAGCCTCTAGGGCATTAAACTACCCCAAGTAAGATTCCAGATGGTTGAAAAGTATTCCATTCTTTTAACAAGTGGatgaagcatgattggaaaaggGGAGGTGGGAAAAGAGGCCAAGGGACATTTTCAGGCAGATTCATTTTAGTAAAGAATATTTATGGAAATTGAGGATTTCAGAAAAGCTTTTCTAAAAACTACTCTTGCTTCCACATTTCTCAAAAAGTCTTGAGGAAAGTTCACAAACCTCAGTTTGAAGACCACTGTGCAATGTATCTGAACACATTGAGAGAATGAATTACTTCCAAAAAGACTTCAATAATATTACAGAAAATTAATGTGTCCCAACATTTATCTCAATCTTCTCAACTCCCTGGATTTAATCTAAATGTAGGTATAGCCTGACTTGAGATAGCTATAGCAAGGGTTAAGGAGAAGGAGCCAACAAAATGTTCATAACAAACAGTacaggaagatgtgggagatCTTTAAGAGCCAACAAGTCTTGCTGTTAGGAGAGCCAGTCCTTCTCtccttattttaatgaaattcttATAATTCCCCCAAGGGTTGAATTGGCTCTGGGTTGACAGGACCAGAAGGTCCTCATGTTTTCTCCCTGAGGAATTCTGTAATTTTGTTGCCACAAACAAAGCTGAGGATAGGAAAgcatcttcttttttgttttgttttgtttaacatGAAAATAATTGCCTCTACTCTTGGAGACCTGGCTTAATTAGACTAATCTGATTTTCCACTGGCAAAACCAACACTAAAATGGTATTGCTCCAAGTTCTCTAACTATAGAGCAACCACACGTTTTCTCAACAGATACTAAAGTCAAATGCTATAATGTTGGATGAGGTCATTGTGACTAGCTTGTTATAAGGCCTATTTTAAGAGACCACATGAATTTCAGGGAATATTATGCTGTGACAGGAAGCAATAGATAGAAAGTATactgcagaaaaaaattatagaattgtTCCTATAATTTATCTAAACAGGATGAGTTTCCACAAGTTATTTCATAAGAACTATGTTACTTGACCATAACTTTTGTTCTTCTACCCCCACACTCCACAATATCAGACCCTGGTCTGTTTTCCCCTCTCTTAGCCAcccccttccttttcttccctgctTAGCTTGAACACTATGATCAACCTTTTGATGGATACTCTCACCAGCACTCTTAGTGCTCCCTTGAACTTCTGCTTATCTATTCTGCCAAGTCCCAGCTCAGAGTCAAACAACCATCTAGTTCTCTCTACTATTGCTTCTAGTTTGCCAAGTACTGCTGGAGAAAATTGTGTAACTGCTGATTCATGCCATGCCAAATCTGCAATTTCCAAATTCACCTTGACCCTTTGCACTACTTGGCAATCCTTTTACTTTTGCCTGGTTGGCTTCCTTTTCCAGTGCTCAGGTgctcttccaaatctcatgtaatTACTCTTCTGAGGTTTCCTGCCACACCTCCTCAATCAAGGGATGACCTAATTTTCTACATCAGAAAAAATTTGTGTTCAAtttcccttcctcccacctctaATGGTCATCTACATCTTAATGTGCCCCTCCCCCTGTTCCAGGGGATCATTATCATGCTCTTAATACTGTTCATTGGTTTCTAAGCTATTTACTACAAACTCTATATACATTATTACAAGGCAAATATTCTCCTTGGAATTAATATTGCAAGTTAACAAATGGGCATTGGAATGTCAGGAAATAAAAGGTGATGATTGGCTATAGAAACAGCACATCGAAATAGCAAGTGTTGGCCtggcgcaggggctcatgcctgaaatcccagctacttggggggctaaggcacgagaatcacttgaaatcaggagtcggaggctgcagtgagccgagattgcaccattgcactccagcctgggcaacaagaacaaaactccatctcaaaaaaaaaatgtatatatatagcaaGTGCTCTTCCTCTTTGAATCATTCATAATCAAGAACAGAAATGAAGGTAAGTTGAGCTGCTACTGCCcattaaatgtttcaaaattctATCATAGTTCTGCCAACCAAGTGTCACAACATGAAATTTAGAGAGGCAATACTTTAGCGATCAATGCCATTTTTGTCCTCTACTATTTGCTACCACCTGTCACATATGCAGTCAAAGATGCTACTAATGATAATTCATCcaaccagtttcttttttttaactgcgAGTTTTCTCACCCTCATTCAATCCAAACTTTTCATGGAAATTCCTAGGGCAACCAATGTGAATTATGTATGATTTGATATGGCTGTCCTAATTTAACATCATATTACACCAGGTATCATACAAAACTTAGAAGTGACATATATATGTTGTAAAGGTatttgtaggccaggcatggtggctcacacctgtaatccaagcattttgggaggctaaggcaggtggatcatttgaggtcaggagtttgagaccagcctggctaagcaggtgaaaccccatttctattaaaaatacaaaaattagctgggtgtgatggtacacacctgtaatcccagctactcaggaggctgaggcacaagaatcacttaaactcgggaggtggaggttgcagtgagctgagactgtgccactgcactccagcctgggcaacacagcaacactctgcctcaaaaaaaagagaagtatgtGTAGAGACTACCAAAGAAGTTTTGATGTAGACGATACTTAGAAGAGCTATGTATCCTATCTAACCAGAAGCAGATCTTTGTTTTGTGGGCCCCTAAAACACATAATTTGGAGAGGTCTGTCTTtccaaaaaagaatacaaaattatgaaTACAAAATGAGGTTCAGGGCCTTTGGAAGAGGTCTGTGAAAATAAAGGGCTCTAAAGTTTGTTTCATTAGCCTCATATAAATCACCCTTTCTGTATCTGACCACTTAATTGAGGCATTAAGCAATCCTAAAACCCAAACCAAATAAACACAAACTCACTAAAATGGGAACATCTAACATGAACCAAGCTCTGTACATAATACATTTCATACTTACAACGAACCTATCAGGTCAATATTACCATTCTCACTTTTATGAAAgcagaaactgagactcagaaaattTAGTAACTTGCTCACAAGCAGCTCACTATGCACAGTGAAGCTGAGATCCAAACCAAAGTCTGACAAACTAAATCTTGTGTTATTTCCATTATAATACTCTCCCTTTAATGTTTCCCACAAGATAAAGGGTTTAAGTTACTTTGGAGAACACCCCTAGAAAATGGCTGGAAGTGTTCAGTTAATACTTGACATTGACATGACTTAACTCACTTTGAGACCTTCACTAAAAATACTTCTCTAAAACTTTGTTTAAAGggcatgaaaaaaaaacaaatgtataacTGGGTTACCTTCCAATAAGAGACATAGACGAAGACAAGAGATCTTAAGGTCCAAAAGAAATgtgattataataaaaaagaaaatagaagcagaacCAGAAAATCCTGAAGGGAGGCTAGAATTATTATACAATCTTTCAGGAAAGAGTGTGGTTATGGAAGGACATACTGACGATATGGATCTTTCACAAATTAAATCCTCTTGCTACATGTCCAATATTCTTTTACCTGCCATTATGATAATATCAGATTTTAAAGATTGAAAAATAATGACAGTGgcttatatattacattattctATTATATCCATACCCTGTACTTGCCAGTttgatctcttttaaaaaaaaagtctcttagAAGTATTCCTTCTTCCTCTTGAGGCCCCCAAAAGGTATATGCTGTgtctttatcttttcttcatttgcaGACTCTGTCACTGTGCTCTACAGATAGTGGCATTTCACAGAGGTTTCTTGCCATGAAAGAAGGTGTTGATGAGTTGTTTCTGACAGTCCAACATTTTCTAACACAACAGGAATTCCATAATGTAGATATCATGTGATTCCATCCTATTCATTCAAAGACTTCAGAATAAAACTATGTCATTTGGCTAGATCTAAGGCAAGAACTGATCAGATGTAGTTAGTATTTCCAGTCAACAAACTGCCATTGATATTGAAACTACTTTAAAGACCTGTTGATTATGTGGTATTAGGGCCATTGTGACCTCGCTGTAGCTAAGATCAGTCCACTGCAGCAGGAGTTTCAAGAACAGCAGCAGAAAAATAATGACTTAACTGGATAGAAAAAAAGGCACATATTTTCAGGAAGGTCTCTTTGTTCTTAGAAGTTACCCTTCAAGATGACAAGTGGTGCAAACTCTTCAGGATCTTACCTGCCCTCAAAAATAAGGTGAGTCTTTGATGGAAAACGCTAAATAGAAaagagggtctctctctctctctctctctctctctctctctctcaacccaGGCTAAAGGCAGATATTATTGTGCCTCTTCCCACAGAAGTTCTAAAATAGATGACAACTACTTGAAGGAACTGAATGAGGACTTAAAGCTAAGGAAGCAGGAACTGCTAGAGATGCTCAAACCTCTAGAAGACAAAAACAACCTCTTATTTCAAAAGTTAATGTCTAACTTGGAGGAAAAACAAAGGAGGTATGGGCTCTTACTCTGGAATCCTAGAGGTAAAAAGGCTGGAGAACTTGATCTCCATGGGACTGGCAATAATTACTTACaatattttttttgttaattactAAAGGTTTGGACATTCAGCTGTAGTAGGCAAACAATTTGTAACTACCAAGTCAGGGTGACAACaaatcctttattttcttttagtaaatTAAATATGACTCAGCCCTCATTTCGTGGGGCTAGTTATAACtcttcctccccaggctgcccACCCAAGAAATAGTGAAACGCTTTTCATAGCGTTAGTTTACCACGGTCACACAGATGCTTTCTTATGCATGATCACTTTAGAATAAATAACTCTGCTCTTTCTATGCCAAGCAGTGGAATGGCAGTATTTTCTAAGCCTAGGAGCCCTCTGAATTAGGGTACAGCCTCTCTAAATATACTAGGCAGCTGAAGTCTTAACTCTTTACCAGAGCACTCACTGTACTTGGGACCCACAAACTCTGTTTCCTTTCTAGTCTCAGAACATCTCTCCTCAGTGAGTCTACCTTTATTCTATACCCTTATCATAAGCATCTCAAAGGACTCATATTTTTGCAGAACAAAATGCAGGCAGAAAGTTGTGGTCAAGCACCAGCTGCTTACAGCTCAGCAAAATAGACTTCTCTCAGAGCAAGAAAACACAAAGTCTTAGAATTGTGTTCTTCACTTAGAACTGGGGAGAAAAAAGTACAAGAacacaaacataaaataatttatgccTTTAAGGAATATCCTCTCTCACAAAGACTTGATTTTGATTCAGATTTTGTTAGAACTTCTTAATGGCTTGCATTCTCTGGGGCTAcgaaaggatatcagtgacttCCCCAATAGACTCAAATGTCCTTATATGAAGAAGCAAGGAAGTGGGAGAAAGTGGACAGAGTACAGAGATGGGTTAAGAAATAACTCTGAGATTTATCCTAGAAGATAGCAGGTTCTTCAACCTCTTCTTATAAAAGGGGCAGAATTACCCCTTCTTCTCCCAAAAGTCACACACTGCAACATTCTTCTGAGGGGGTGGAAAGGACTCTCCCTGGCTGTTGGAGACCTAAGTTTTAAGCATTAAAGAGCACAGAATTCATTCTAGAGCACATAGATAGGCAAATGTCAAttagaaatggaaacatcttagTTATAGAGATCTTCTATGACCAGAAAGGCTTCCATAACTCCTGAGATTTCAGTCCCCATCTAACTTTCATGGTAGAGTACTTTCTGACTAGTTGCAGAACATCAGTATTACCCTTAAGGAGGTATGTATGTTTTATGATGCCTCTCTTTCTTCTAGTCTTCAGATCATGAGGCAGATCATGGCAGGGAAGGGGTGTGAGGAATCCTCGGTCATGGAGCTCCTTAAGGAAGCAGAGGAGATGAAACAGAACTTGGTAAGAAGTTGGAGGTACCCCAGGAACAGCCTCCTGAATAGGGCTCAATTCCACTGCAGTGTCAGatgtggagagaaagaaagagtactCATCTCTAGCATCTGATGCTCCCACACTCATATCTCCTTGATCTAGAAAGTCCAGGGTGACCCAAAAGGAGTCAGATGGAATGTTGGGAAGAACACGACTAGCAAGCAAAAATTCtattctttgacttttaaaaaactttttatctAGGGAGTTAATGAATATAACCATATTAACTCTTCACATTTCAGAAAGAATAGTAAAATATttgctataaaaaatagaaaatacctatcaaagtaaaagaaaagaaatagtttgCTCTGTGGGATTCttataagattttcttttaatcagCAATGTAAAggatcttaaaaattaaaaattagtggtCTAAGCCCCCAAGAAATGGCCACATAAGAGCATCTTAAGTGTTAGGAACTCATTTCTATAGATACTGTCTCACGATTATTATAATTAAAGTTATTACTTAAAACAATAACTTGGTTTTTttttaccatcatcatcatcaaacaTCTCTTACGCTCCTGGATTTGGGATTAGACCCATTCATTGCCTTCCTCTGTGGTTTACTATGTCCCTGGACCCTTTTTCCACTATTACTTAGTAACTTCTTCCAAACCCACTTCAATGGCTGGACAAATACATGCTTCTGTTTGTTTGGTTCTTCCTCCTCCaacaggaaaggaaaaacaagatgCTTCGGAAGGAAATGGAGATGCTATGGAACAAGGTGTGCCTCTAAGGATCTATTGAAAGTATTGCCCTACAGATCACAATGCAAAGAACCTCCCTTTCCTCTGGCCCCCATCCTCATTGTTTCACGTCCTTGCTTCCACCCATGCCTCATTGCAATCCATTCTCTACACAGCAGCCAAGgtgatctttttaaaacaatcaaaGCATGTTACTCTTCTTATGAAAAACCTTTACAGCCACTAATTGTGGCATAATCTGGCTCTTGCCTATTCTCCAGTTTCCTCTCATGGATGTCCTTCCCTTGCTTTCTATGCAACCATGCCACTGGCCTCTTGTGGTTTCTCAAACATGCCAAGCCTTTTCCTATCTCAAGGACTTTGCTCTTGCCTTCCCCACTGCCTGTAATGCTATTTTCTCATGGTTGGCTCAttctcatccttcaggtctcagcttaaatgtcatctCCTTAGAGAGGCCATCCTTGTTTGCTCCATCTAAAGTAGGGcatcctcctcctcttttctATTATATAACTCTGCTTATGTGCTCAATAGCActgtttataatataaaattattattattgtattattattactttttaaattgtttcttgtTTCCCTGCCTCCTTCTGTATCTTCTCAAGCTCCTTCAATATCTTGATTGCTTTGTCTGAATCTATAGCTCCTAGTACAATGCTTGGAACATAGTAGAGAATCGACAAATGtaagttgaatgaataaacaaatgaataccTAATTCTAATGCCCTTATAATTTTACAGCAATCACCACATTGTTTAAGATAACAATATTAGGGCCTTTTGCTGGGAAACCAGAGCCAGGGAGTAGGGGGAAGGGGACAGGGAATTCCTTTGTCCCTTGTCCAAGACTTTGTCCAAGACTAATCCCTTGGGACCCAAGTGCTTCTTTACAGACTATGCAACTAGAAGAGTAGATTGTGTCTTGTGATATAAACAGGTATATAGTGtgatctctgtctttttttttcatctcaCTTTTCCACAAATAATCAGAATACCTTCAAGCCCTGCATCTTGTATTGAGATCTGCTCCAGGTTCTTGTGGGCAGTTACAAATTAGTTCTATGAATTGTCAGAAGTTTTAGTTCCTGGGTTCTTGAGTCCTTGTAATAGGAAATGTGCCAGCACAATTCCTCTATCTAAATCCAGCTTCTACAGAGCTCTCAAAAGGGACATCTATACACTTAACCTGTGATCAACTTTCCCTACTCATATTTTAGAAGAGCAGCATGCCTAGTGGTCAAGAACACAGCCTTCAGAATCAGAAAGATCTGGTTCAAATTCCGACTCTGTACTTTCCTAGTTGTGTAACCCTAAACAAATAACCTctccaagtctcagttttctcatctataatatggaaataaaaatggtcCTCAAAgaactgtgaggattaaatgagaatgtCTGCAATACACTACAGTAAGGAAAATAAGCAGAGTAATGCAGTAAGTAGCTTAGAGTAGTGACTGGCTAAGGGTCCAGCTAATAGTTTTCATTCCTATAAGGTACACTCAAGGGACCGAATGAAAGGAAGGGCTCACTACATTCTCAACTCCCTTTGGTAGTACACTTTTCATGCCAGGCCCTGAGAAGCTGCTGACTGGCAGGAACCAAAGCCTTGACCCATAttggttttcctttcctctttaatTTCCACTACTTAAAAGCTTTGCCAAAATGTCTTTCCACAGACATTCGAGGCAGAAGAACTCAGTGATCAACAAAAAGCACCACAGATAAAAAACAAGGCAGACTTGCAGGATGGAAAGGCAAGTGGACTGCAGGTACTTAAAATTTCAAGATTGTCGATGTCACACAGCTGGAAATAGCCTGCTGACAATCAGGGCTAATTTGGATAGGCAGATAGGTAGGATCTGGGCTTTTAGGGTTTATTAGATTTATGGTCTGCTGAGACATTGCACTTCTTTCCTAGGACCTCTTATTCCTTTAGCTCTCTTCTTTCATCCCAGGCTCCCAAATCCCCCTCATCACCTAGGAAGACTGAGAGTGAACTGGAGAAATCATTTGCAGAGAAAGTGAAGGAGATAAGGAAGGTAGTACAGCCATTCTGAATGGCAGTGGCTTTTAGAGCTAGTAAACTAGAAATCTTTAATGTTGCAGTAATTTGCCTAAGGTATGGTGTGCTCTTGAACCAATGCCAATTTTTATAGATTTGGTTCCCTTGTGTTACTATATTTGAGTTAGAGTGATATCACAAGTTTCTGGGAAATCATATTAGGAAAAAGTGAGAGAAGCTATACCAACAATGATAACTCTGCAACAGCTAAATGATGTCAGAACTTCCGTTCATTTATCTTTGAAAATGTATTCAGTGGTATTATGCTTGTATCTCATCTTCCCATAACCAACTCACCAACATAAAATAACCCTATTCATTAGCTTTTAGAGGATGGCTTGTACAGTTGAGGCCAATTAAGAGAATTGTGCAGTTAAAGTCAATTTAATAGTAAATCTGTGACACTATAATTTTGCTATAAGGCTTTTGCAGCATATTGAGAAAACTGATTGCTGATCTCAatttactttgtcacccagaggCTCTTTCTCCCACCAGGAAAAGCAACAGAGGAAAATGGAATGGGTCAAGTATCAGGAACAAAACAACATCCTTCAGGTACTAAGGTCTTCCAAGGCTGGATATAGGATGCAATTTCATTCATATAATACAAAGGCTTTTAGCTGCATATTGTGAAGCCCAGTCCCCACATCCTAGATTACCGATTGCCCTGCTAAAACAAGTGTATCATAGAAAGATAGCTGAAGGGACCTATCTCTGAACTTGGAATAAATGGTATTTCTTCCTATATTCTTGATTTTGTTCTATTCTAAATGGGGAAAAATCACAAATACTTTCTACATAACTTTTAAAGACTGAGCATGATGGAATTACTTTTTAACTTCTGGGTAAAGAGGATTCAGGTAACAATGGATTCAGAGAAGCCAATCCTATATGTGTAGTTTTGGAAAATGTTCTCTTTCAGAATGATTTTCATGGCAAAGTGATTGAGCTGAGAATTGAAGCCTTGAAGAACTACCAGAAGGCCAATGACCTGAAATTATCACTGTATTTGCAGCAGAATTTTGAGCCAATgcaagcatttttaaatattcctgGGTCCCAAGGTAGGTAGACTATCCCAGGTACACagtttgaggttttgttttgtttattttatattggaGAACTTTACTTGTAAAGTGAgcaacacaatgcctggcacacagtaagttaAATGTTAGTAGTACAGTAATaacttttttcattgtcttttttttttttttttgagacagagtctggctctgttgcccaggctggagtgcagtggtgcaatctcagctcactgctacctccgcctcccgggtc
It includes:
- the CCDC196 gene encoding putative coiled-coil domain-containing protein 196 isoform X1, producing MTSGANSSGSYLPSKIRSSKIDDNYLKELNEDLKLRKQELLEMLKPLEDKNNLLFQKLMSNLEEKQRSLQIMRQIMAGKGCEESSVMELLKEAEEMKQNLERKNKMLRKEMEMLWNKTFEAEELSDQQKAPQIKNKADLQDGKASGLQAPKSPSSPRKTESELEKSFAEKVKEIRKEKQQRKMEWVKYQEQNNILQNDFHGKVIELRIEALKNYQKANDLKLSLYLQQNFEPMQAFLNIPGSQGTMGITTMDRVTTGRNEHHVRILRAKIYKEQQGTKGSQLDDTGGRLFFLRSLPEEALKN
- the CCDC196 gene encoding putative coiled-coil domain-containing protein 196 isoform X6; protein product: MTSGANSSGSYLPSKIRSSKIDDNYLKELNEDLKLRKQELLEMLKPLEDKNNLLFQKLMSNLEEKQRSLQIMRQIMAGKGCEESSVMELLKEAEEMKQNLERKNKMLRKEMEMLWNKTFEAEELSDQQKAPQIKNKADLQDGKASGLQAPKSPSSPRKTESELEKSFAEKVKEIRKEKQQRKMEWVKYQEQNNILQNDFHGKVIELRIEALKNYQKANDLKLSLYLQQNFEPMQAFLNIPGSQENSESKDLQRTTRN
- the CCDC196 gene encoding putative coiled-coil domain-containing protein 196 isoform X8, whose protein sequence is MTSGANSSGSYLPSKIRSSKIDDNYLKELNEDLKLRKQELLEMLKPLEDKNNLLFQKLMSNLEEKQRSLQIMRQIMAGKGCEESSVMELLKEAEEMKQNLERKNKMLRKEMEMLWNKTFEAEELSDQQKAPQIKNKADLQDGKASGLQAPKSPSSPRKTESELEKSFAEKVKEIRKEKQQRKMEWVKYQEQNNILQNDFHGKVIELRIEALKNYQKANDLKLSLYLQQNFEPMQAFLNIPGSQGIIIVQSY
- the CCDC196 gene encoding putative coiled-coil domain-containing protein 196 isoform X2, whose protein sequence is MTSGANSSGSYLPSKIRSSKIDDNYLKELNEDLKLRKQELLEMLKPLEDKNNLLFQKLMSNLEEKQRSLQIMRQIMAGKGCEESSVMELLKEAEEMKQNLTFEAEELSDQQKAPQIKNKADLQDGKASGLQAPKSPSSPRKTESELEKSFAEKVKEIRKEKQQRKMEWVKYQEQNNILQNDFHGKVIELRIEALKNYQKANDLKLSLYLQQNFEPMQAFLNIPGSQGTMGITTMDRVTTGRNEHHVRILRAKIYKEQQGTKGSQLDDTGGRLFFLRSLPEEALKN
- the CCDC196 gene encoding putative coiled-coil domain-containing protein 196 isoform X7; amino-acid sequence: MTSGANSSGSYLPSKIRSSKIDDNYLKELNEDLKLRKQELLEMLKPLEDKNNLLFQKLMSNLEEKQRSLQIMRQIMAGKGCEESSVMELLKEAEEMKQNLTFEAEELSDQQKAPQIKNKADLQDGKEKQQRKMEWVKYQEQNNILQNDFHGKVIELRIEALKNYQKANDLKLSLYLQQNFEPMQAFLNIPGSQGTMGITTMDRVTTGRNEHHVRILRAKIYKEQQGTKGSQLDDTGGRLFFLRSLPEEALKN
- the CCDC196 gene encoding putative coiled-coil domain-containing protein 196 isoform X5, which encodes MTSGANSSGSYLPSKIRSSKIDDNYLKELNEDLKLRKQELLEMLKPLEDKNNLLFQKLMSNLEEKQRSLQIMRQIMAGKGCEESSVMELLKEAEEMKQNLTFEAEELSDQQKAPQIKNKADLQDGKASGLQEKQQRKMEWVKYQEQNNILQNDFHGKVIELRIEALKNYQKANDLKLSLYLQQNFEPMQAFLNIPGSQGTMGITTMDRVTTGRNEHHVRILRAKIYKEQQGTKGSQLDDTGGRLFFLRSLPEEALKN
- the CCDC196 gene encoding putative coiled-coil domain-containing protein 196 isoform X3; the protein is MTSGANSSGSYLPSKIRSSKIDDNYLKELNEDLKLRKQELLEMLKPLEDKNNLLFQKLMSNLEEKQRSLQIMRQIMAGKGCEESSVMELLKEAEEMKQNLERKNKMLRKEMEMLWNKTFEAEELSDQQKAPQIKNKADLQDGKASGLQEKQQRKMEWVKYQEQNNILQNDFHGKVIELRIEALKNYQKANDLKLSLYLQQNFEPMQAFLNIPGSQGTMGITTMDRVTTGRNEHHVRILRAKIYKEQQGTKGSQLDDTGGRLFFLRSLPEEALKN
- the CCDC196 gene encoding putative coiled-coil domain-containing protein 196 isoform X4 — encoded protein: MTSGANSSGSYLPSKIRSSKIDDNYLKELNEDLKLRKQELLEMLKPLEDKNNLLFQKLMSNLEEKQRSLQIMRQIMAGKGCEESSVMELLKEAEEMKQNLERKNKMLRKEMEMLWNKTFEAEELSDQQKAPQIKNKADLQDGKEKQQRKMEWVKYQEQNNILQNDFHGKVIELRIEALKNYQKANDLKLSLYLQQNFEPMQAFLNIPGSQGTMGITTMDRVTTGRNEHHVRILRAKIYKEQQGTKGSQLDDTGGRLFFLRSLPEEALKN